One genomic segment of Ctenopharyngodon idella isolate HZGC_01 chromosome 7, HZGC01, whole genome shotgun sequence includes these proteins:
- the hspa12b gene encoding heat shock 70 kDa protein 12B, producing MADVLQLSTNSLQVPGEDRSASTSPSGSPSPSRNECSITPLTPSPSPRTELRPRVARPFSVVVAIDFGTTSSGYAFSFTEDPETIHMMRRWEGGDPGVANQKSPTCLLLTPDLRFHSFGFAARDCYHDLDPEEARHWLYFDKFKMKIHSTSDLTMETELESVSGRKVRAIEVFAHALRFFREHALKEVKDQSSSVLESNEVRWVITVPAVWRQPAKQFMREAAYLAGLVTPDSPEQLLIALEPEAASIYCRKLRLHQVIDLSQRPVTNGLDVDGSRPFDSSFRQAREQLRRSRHSRTFLVESGTGELWSEMQTGDRYIVADCGGGTVDLTVHQIEQPQGTLKELYKASGGPYGAVGVDLAFEAMLCQIFGADFIESFKAKRPAAWVDLTIAFEARKRTAAPGRANSLNILLPFSFIDFYKRHRGQSVETALRKSNMNFIKWSSQGMLRFSAEAMNELFQPTINNIIRHIENLMQKEEVKGVRFLFLVGGFAESPMLQRAAQNALGRNCRIIIPHDVGLTILKGAVLFGLDPTVVRVRRCPLTYGVGVLNRFVEGRHPRDKLLLKDGREWCTDILDRFVSVDQSVALGEVVRRSYTPARIGQRKIIINIYCSDTDDITYITDLGVRKCGAITLDLLESGAVAANVGENDKGSAFERREIRTTMQFGDTEIKVTAVDVATGRLVRASIDFLSN from the exons GTGAAGACAGATCAGCCTCTACATCTCCATCTGGTTCTCCATCTCCTTCCAGAAATGAGTGCAGTATCACTCCTCTtactccctctccctctccg agGACAGAACTGAGACCGCGTGTGGCTCGTCCATTTTCTGTGGTTGTTGCAATAGATTTTGGCACCACCTCCAGTGGCTATGCCTTCAGTTTCACAGAAGATCCTGAGACCATTCACATGATGAG ACGGTGGGAGGGTGGTGATCCTGGTGTAGCTAATCAGAAGAGTCCAACCTGTCTGCTTCTGACCCCTGACCTCCGGTTCCACAGTTTTGGCTTTGCGGCTCGAGACTGCTACCATGACCTTGACCCAGAGGAGGCCAGGCATTGGCTCTACTTTGAcaaattcaaaatgaaaatccaCAGCACCAGT GATCTCACTATGGAGACTGAACTGGAGTCAGTTAGTGGAAGAAAAGTTCGGGCCATTGAGGTGTTTGCTCATGCCTTGAGGTTCTTCAGAGAACATGCTTTAaag GAGGTGAAGGACCAGTCCTCCTCTGTGCTGGAAAGTAATGAAGTACGATGGGTCATCACTGTTCCTGCAGTGTGGCGGCAGCCAGCCAAGCAATTCATGCGAGAAGCTGCGTATTTG GCAGGTTTGGTGACTCCAGACTCTCCTGAACAGCTCCTCATAGCTCTTGAACCAGAGGCTGCATCCATCTACTGCAGGAAGCTCCGTCTACACCAGGTCATTGACCTCAGCCAACGACCAGTAACCAATGGTTTAGATGTAGATGGCTCCCGCCCTTTCGATTCCAGTTTTAGGCAGG CCCGTGAGCAGCTCCGCAGATCCAGACATAGCCGAACTTTTCTGGTGGAGAGTGGTACTGGAGAATTGTGGTCTGAGATGCAGACAG GTGATCGGTACATTGTGGCAGACTGTGGTGGTGGGACGGTGGATCTGACGGTGCATCAGATTGAGCAGCCACAGGGCACTCTGAAGGAGCTTTACAAAGCCTCAG GAGGTCCCTATGGAGCAGTTGGTGTGGATCTTGCCTTTGAGGCTATGTTGTGCCAGATCTTTGGGGCTGACTTCATTGAGAGTTTTAAAGCAAAACGTCCAGCAGCTTGGGTGGACCTCACCATTGCATTTGAAGCCCGTAAGCGCACAGCGGCTCCTGGCCGGGCCAACTCATTAAACATCTTGCTGCCCTTCTCTTTCATTGACTTTTACAAGCGACACCGGGGGCAGAGTGTGGAGACTGCCCTGCGCAAGAGCAA tatgaattttataaagtGGTCATCTCAAGGGATGCTGAGATTCTCTGCAGAGGCCATGAATGAGCTTTTTCAGCCAACCATCAACAATATCATAAGACATATTG AGAACCTGATGCAGAAGGAAGAAGTAAAAGGTGTGCGTTTTCTCTTTTTGGTTGGAGGATTCGCAGAGTCGCCCATGCTTCAACGTGCGGCCCAGAACGCACTAGGGCGGAATTGCCGTATCATAATTCCACATGACGTAGGTCTAACCATCCTGAAGGGTGCAGTCCTGTTTGGACTAGACCCCACTGTTGTCCGTGTACGCCGTTGCCCGTTAACTTATGGTGTTGGGGTTTTGAACCGATTTGTGGAAGGCCGACACCCTCGTGACAAGCTACTTCTCAAAGATGGCCGAGAATGGTGCACTGACATCCTGGACCGCTTTGTTAGTGTTGATCAGTCGGTGGCTTTGGGTGAGGTGGTGAGGCGGAGCTACACTCCAGCAAGAATAGGACAAAGGAAGATCATAATCAACATCTACTGCAGCGACACTGATGACATAACCTACATTACTGACCTCGGGGTGAGGAAGTGTGGTGCCATCACGCTAGACCTGCTTGAGTCAGGGGCAGTGGCAGCTAATGTTGGTGAAAATGATAAAGGATCTGCATTTGAACGCAGGGAGATTCGCACTACCATGCAGTTTGGAGACACCGAGATCAAAGTCACAGCTGTTGATGTGGCAACCGGCCGACTGGTGCGGGCATCAATTGACTTCCTGTCCAATTGA
- the cct7 gene encoding T-complex protein 1 subunit eta, with translation MMPTPVILLKEGTDSSQGVPQLVSNINACQVVAEAVRTTLGPRGMDKLVVDNRGKATISNDGATILKLLEVVHPAAKTLVDIARSQDAEVGDGTTSVTLLAAEFLKQLKSYVEEGLHPQTIIRAFRIATQLAVTKIKEISVTVKKDDEQEQRRLLEKCAATAMNSKLIAGQKDFFSKMVVDAVMMLDDLLPLKMIGVKKVQGGALEESQLVAGVAFKKTFSYAGFEMQPKRYVNPKIALLNIELELKAEKDNAEVRVNSVEDYQAIVDAEWNILYDKLEKIYKSGAKVVLSKLPIGDVATQYFADRDLFCAGRVVEEDLKRTMMACGGSIQTSVGSLTDDVLGQCELFEEVQVGGERYNVFKGCPKAKTCTFILRGGAEQFMEETERSLHDAIMIVRRAIKNDSIVAGGGAIEMELSKYLRDYSRTIPGKQQLLIGAYAKALEIIPRQLCDNAGFDATNILNKLRAKHAQGGMWYGVDINNEDIADNFQACVWEPSVVRINALTAASEAACLILSVDETIKNPRSTADGPAAPAGRGRGRGRPQHAH, from the exons ATGATG CCCACTCCAGTCATCCTCCTGAAGGAGGGCACAGACTCTTCTCAGGGGGTCCCGCAGCTTGTCAGCAACATCAATGCCTGCCAGGTGGTGGCAGAGGCTGTGCGGACCACCCTCGGCCCCCGTGGCATGGACAAGCTTGTGGTGGataacagag GCAAAGCCACTATTTCTAATGATGGAGCCACAATTCTGAAACTTCTGGAAGTTGTACACCCTGCGGCCAAGACTCTGGTAGACATTGCCAGATCTCAGGATGCTGAG GTTGGTGATGGCACCACCTCAGTGACTCTGCTTGCTGCTGAGTTTCTGAAGCAGTTGAAGTCGTACGTGGAGGAGGGGCTTCACCCCCAGACCATCATCAGAGCTTTCCGCATTGCCACCCAGCTTGCCGTCACAAAGATCAAAGAAATCTCTGTTACCGTCAAAAAGGATGACGAGCA GGAACAAAGGAGGTTGTTGGAGAAGTGTGCTGCTACAGCCATGAACTCTAAGCTGATCGCAGGACAGAAGGATTTCTTCTCCAAGATGGTGGTGGATGCAGTGATGATGCTGGACGATCTGCTGCCTTTGAAGATGATTGGAGTGAAGAAGGTGCAGGGTGGAGCTCTGGAG GAATCTCAGCTTGTGGCTGGTGTTGCATTCAAGAAGACCTTCTCCTACGCTGGCTTTGAGATGCAGCCCAAGCGCTATGTGAATCCAAAGATCGCACTGCTCAACATTGAGCTGGAGTTGAAGGCAGAGAAGGACAATGCTGAGGTTCGCGTGAACTCTGTGGAG GACTACCAGGCCATTGTTGATGCTGAGTGGAACATTCTGTATGATAAGCTGGAGAAGATCTACAAATCTGGTGCTAAAGTGGTGCTGTCCAAGCTGCCCATCGGAGATGTAGCCACGCAATACTTTGCAGACAGAGATCTGTTCTGTGCAGGCCGTGTTGTGGAGGAAGATCTCAAGAGAACTATGATG GCCTGTGGCGGCTCTATTCAGACCAGTGTCGGTTCCCTGACTGATGATGTGCTTGGACAGTGTGAGCTCTTTGAAGAAGTGCAGGTTGGAGGAGAAAG ATACAACGTCTTTAAAGGCTGCCCGAAAGCCAAGACCTGCACCTTCATCCTGAGGGGCGGCGCAGAGCAGTTCATGGAAGAGACGGAACGCTCACTGCACGATGCTATCATGATTGTGCGCAGAGCGATCAAG AATGACTCAATTGTTGCTggaggtggcgctatagagatGGAGCTTTCAAAGTATCTGAGGGATTACTCTAGAACAATTCCAGGGAAGCAGCAGCTACTGATCGGAGCCTATGCCAAAGCCCTGGAGATTATTCCCAGACAGCTGTGTGACAATGCAGGCTTTGATGCTACCAATATCCTAAATAAACTGAGGGCCAAGCATGCACAG GGTGGCATGTGGTATGGAGTGGACATAAATAATGAAGACATCGCAGATAACTTCCAAGCGTGTGTATGGGAGCCCTCTGTTGTGCGTATCAATGCCCTGACCGCTGCCTCTGAGGCTGCGTGCCTCATCCTCTCAGTGGATGAGACCATCAAGAACCCTCGCTCCACTGCTGACGGCCCAGCGGCGCCTGCTGGCAGAGGACGAGGTCGTGGTAGACCCCAACACGCCCACTAA